AGGACGGGTGGGAGCTTGTCAGCGTCGTTCCCGGGCCCACGGCTGACAACCTCGTGGCGTACATGAAGCGCGAGGCGGAGTAAGCAATGCGGGCAACGTGGTCCGAGCGACTCCGCGACCTCGGCATCGAGCTGCCTCCCGTCGTCGCCCCTCTCGCGTCGTACGTCCCCGCGATCCAGGTCGGGCGCCAGGTGTGGACATCGGGGCAGCTCCCGCTTATCGACGGTTCTTTGCCCGCCACAGGAAAAGTTGGCGCCGCCGTATCGGCGGAGGTCGCCTACGCCTACGCTCGCCAGTGCGGGTTAAACGCGCTGGCTGCCGTGGATTCCCTGGTCGGCATCGACAACGTAGAGCGGGTGCTCAAGGTCGTCGGTTTCGTCTCTTCTGATCCGTCCTTTACGGGGCAGCCGGGCGTCGTTAATGGGGTAAGCGACCTGCTGGACGAGGTGTTCGGCGAGGCCGGCGCCCACGCGCGTTCCGCAGTCGGAGTGCCGGTTCTGCCGCTCGATTCCCCGGTTGAGGTTGAACTTGTCGTGGAGCTCAAAGACGGGGTAAAGCGCTAAGCTTGCACGTATGCAGCATCCTGCTTACAGCCAACTGCGCCCTGTGACGCAATCCGCCGCGGTCGTCCTCGCGCCGAACCCGAGCTACGCGGCGCTGGAGGGGACGAACTCCTGGGTGATCCGGGATCCGGATGACGAATTCTCCATCGTCGTCGATCCGGGCCCGGAAGACGAGGGGCATCTCAATGTCCTGCAGACGAAAGCGGACAAGGTGGCGCTGATCCTGCTGACCCACCGGCACCACGACCACGCCGATGGGGCGGGTCGCTTCCGGCAGCTCACCGGCGCGCCGATTCGGGCTTTGGACCCCAATTACTGCACGGGCGCCCCGGCGCTGAGCGATGGGGAAGTCATCGCCCTCGACGGCGTGACACCCCAGATTAAGGTCGTAGCCACCCCGGGTCACACGAGCGACTCAGTCTCTTACTTCGTCTACACCGGCACGGCCGAGGAAAGCCCGCTAGAGGGCATCATCACCGGCGATACGATCGCTGGCCGACACACCACCATGATCTCGGAAACGGACGGCGACCTCGGCGCCTACCTGGACACCTTGTCCATGCTGGAGGAGGTGGGCAAGAACATCCCGCTGCTGCCGGGCCACGGCCCGGAAGGAGCCGACCTGTCGGCCTACGCCCGCAAATACATCGACCGCCGCAACCAGCGCCTGGAGCAGATCCGCGCGGCGCTGGAGAAGCTCGGCCCGGACGTCAGCGTCAGCGCCTTAGTCGATGAGATCTACGACGACGTGGATCCCGTCCTGCGTGGCGCGGCGGAGCAGTCGACCCGCGTGGCGCTGCGCTACCTCAAGGCGTAGTAGAACCGCTAGCGGGCGCGCCGTGCGAGGTGCTCCGTATCGACGATCAGCACGGACTTGCCTTCCAGGCGGATCCATCCCCGGTGGGCGAACGTGGCCAGCGCCTTGTTCACCGTCTCCCGCGAGGCGCCTACGAGCTGCGCGATCTCTTCCTGGGTGAGGTCGTGGTTGACGCGCAGCGCGCCACCCTCTTGGATACCGAAGCGGTTTGCCAGCTGCAGCAGCGTCTTGGCGACGCGCCCGGGCACGTCGGTGAAGATGAGGTCAGCGAGCGAGGCGTTGGTGCGGCGCAGACGACGAGCGAGCACACGCAGCAGCTGCTGGGAGATCTCCGGGTGGTTGCTGATCCACTCTTTCAGCATCTCGGAGTTCATCGTCGCTGCCG
The nucleotide sequence above comes from Corynebacterium capitovis DSM 44611. Encoded proteins:
- a CDS encoding DUF4177 domain-containing protein — encoded protein: MTKWEYATVPLLTHATKQILDTWGEDGWELVSVVPGPTADNLVAYMKREAE
- the glxR gene encoding CRP-like cAMP-activated global transcriptional regulator GlxR produces the protein MEGVHDTLARAGIFQGVDPDAVSALINDMETVHFGRGTTIFDEGEPGDRLYIITEGKVKLARHAPDGRENLLSVMGPSDMFGELSIFDPGPRTSSAVCVTEVSAATMNSEMLKEWISNHPEISQQLLRVLARRLRRTNASLADLIFTDVPGRVAKTLLQLANRFGIQEGGALRVNHDLTQEEIAQLVGASRETVNKALATFAHRGWIRLEGKSVLIVDTEHLARRAR
- a CDS encoding RidA family protein, with the translated sequence MRATWSERLRDLGIELPPVVAPLASYVPAIQVGRQVWTSGQLPLIDGSLPATGKVGAAVSAEVAYAYARQCGLNALAAVDSLVGIDNVERVLKVVGFVSSDPSFTGQPGVVNGVSDLLDEVFGEAGAHARSAVGVPVLPLDSPVEVELVVELKDGVKR
- a CDS encoding MBL fold metallo-hydrolase, translated to MQHPAYSQLRPVTQSAAVVLAPNPSYAALEGTNSWVIRDPDDEFSIVVDPGPEDEGHLNVLQTKADKVALILLTHRHHDHADGAGRFRQLTGAPIRALDPNYCTGAPALSDGEVIALDGVTPQIKVVATPGHTSDSVSYFVYTGTAEESPLEGIITGDTIAGRHTTMISETDGDLGAYLDTLSMLEEVGKNIPLLPGHGPEGADLSAYARKYIDRRNQRLEQIRAALEKLGPDVSVSALVDEIYDDVDPVLRGAAEQSTRVALRYLKA